One window of the Acaryochloris sp. CCMEE 5410 genome contains the following:
- a CDS encoding class I SAM-dependent RNA methyltransferase, which translates to MPRQYFATVARGLESLAAQELTELGAQSVEPGFCGVAFQGDLKLLYHMNLWARLPFRILLRLEAFPCHDADDLYQGIQKLPWQDYLTPDYTLAVDATGKTAQLNHSHFTALQVKNAIIDQQRQQFGARSHIDTQTPDVRINVHLHQGRCVVSLDSSGSSLHRRGYRPAVGAAPLKESLAAALIRLSGWQSDLAFMDPLCGSGTLPLEACLQGLRIAPGAFRQRFGFQTWPDFDAALWASLQTKAREQQCSQLPMPIWGSDQNPEVIDQAQLNAQNCHVADYIWFEAINLQDVEPPTDSGILICNPPYGERLGNPRELGDFYRQLGQILKQRFKGWTAFVLSGNKALSQSIGLKSCQRTAINNGSIACQFLKYELY; encoded by the coding sequence ATGCCCAGACAATATTTTGCCACCGTTGCCCGAGGACTAGAGTCCTTAGCCGCCCAAGAACTGACAGAATTAGGGGCGCAATCCGTTGAGCCTGGATTTTGTGGAGTAGCCTTTCAGGGGGATCTTAAATTGCTATATCACATGAATCTCTGGGCCAGACTGCCATTTCGGATTCTACTGCGCCTAGAAGCGTTCCCTTGCCATGATGCCGACGATCTTTACCAAGGCATCCAAAAACTGCCTTGGCAGGATTATTTAACCCCAGACTATACCTTGGCTGTTGATGCCACCGGGAAAACAGCTCAGCTGAACCATAGTCACTTCACAGCCCTGCAAGTTAAAAATGCCATTATCGATCAACAGCGCCAGCAATTCGGAGCGAGATCGCACATCGATACCCAAACTCCAGACGTGCGGATCAACGTTCACCTCCATCAAGGTCGCTGTGTGGTTAGCCTGGATAGTTCCGGCAGCAGCCTCCATCGACGGGGTTATCGTCCAGCGGTAGGGGCTGCTCCCTTAAAAGAATCCTTGGCGGCTGCTCTGATTCGCTTATCGGGCTGGCAATCCGATTTAGCCTTTATGGATCCCCTCTGTGGCTCCGGCACCCTACCTTTGGAAGCCTGCTTACAGGGTCTCAGAATTGCACCGGGTGCTTTTCGGCAGAGATTTGGCTTTCAAACCTGGCCAGATTTTGATGCGGCGCTATGGGCATCTTTACAAACTAAGGCGAGAGAACAACAATGCTCACAACTGCCCATGCCCATTTGGGGCAGTGACCAAAATCCCGAGGTGATTGACCAAGCCCAGCTCAATGCCCAAAATTGCCATGTCGCAGACTATATCTGGTTTGAAGCTATCAACTTACAGGATGTTGAACCGCCCACCGATAGCGGCATCCTCATCTGCAACCCGCCCTATGGCGAGCGCTTAGGGAATCCTCGGGAACTGGGGGATTTCTATCGTCAATTGGGTCAAATCCTCAAACAACGCTTCAAAGGCTGGACCGCCTTTGTTTTAAGTGGGAATAAAGCCTTATCTCAATCGATTGGCCTCAAATCTTGCCAGCGCACGGCGATCAACAATGGCTCCATTGCCTGTCAATTCTTGAAATATGAGCTGTATTAG
- a CDS encoding PleD family two-component system response regulator, whose protein sequence is MRFTDSRGTLDVIREISRTAMQDVNAPTSPFQEASRTSSLENSDQDRPVILIAEDDRMTRAMISHILTNDGYRVVEAEDGETCLAAYQKSPPNLVLLDAMMPGMNGFECCGELMKFPESTYTPVLMITGLEDQTSVDWAFDVGASDYITKPIHWPVLRQRVRIQLERTQLHKQLEEANKRLTYLASVDELTQLPNRRAFTEALNREWRRMARENSSLALIMIDIDYFKVYNDTYGHPVGDSCLFQVARVIKGCVRRPADLPSRYGGEEFAVILPNTTLSGAIHVAENIRLSVQRLMIPHKNSANGPYVSLSLGVASVIPDIQAMESETPLLLAADQALYKAKAEGRNRVCVDQTLSTIESEQLIVDSV, encoded by the coding sequence GTGCGATTTACAGACAGCCGGGGAACACTGGATGTAATTCGCGAGATCAGCCGAACGGCCATGCAAGACGTCAATGCTCCAACATCTCCATTCCAGGAAGCTTCCAGGACATCATCCCTAGAGAACTCTGATCAGGATCGACCCGTTATTCTGATTGCTGAAGATGATCGGATGACGCGAGCCATGATTAGTCATATCCTCACGAATGATGGATATCGGGTCGTGGAAGCCGAGGATGGAGAAACCTGTTTGGCCGCTTACCAAAAGAGTCCTCCTAACCTAGTGCTACTAGACGCCATGATGCCAGGTATGAACGGCTTTGAGTGCTGTGGTGAACTGATGAAGTTCCCTGAGAGTACCTACACCCCCGTTCTGATGATCACGGGATTAGAAGATCAGACCTCTGTTGATTGGGCCTTTGATGTGGGAGCATCAGACTACATTACGAAACCGATCCATTGGCCTGTTTTGCGACAGCGGGTGCGGATTCAGCTAGAAAGAACCCAACTCCATAAACAGCTGGAAGAAGCGAACAAGCGCTTAACCTACCTAGCTTCAGTGGATGAATTGACCCAACTTCCGAATCGCCGAGCTTTTACTGAAGCCCTTAACCGGGAATGGCGAAGAATGGCGCGGGAAAATTCTAGTTTAGCCTTAATCATGATCGATATTGACTATTTCAAAGTCTATAACGATACCTATGGACACCCGGTTGGGGATAGTTGCCTATTTCAGGTGGCCCGAGTTATCAAGGGTTGTGTCAGGCGTCCCGCTGATCTACCGTCTCGATATGGGGGGGAAGAATTTGCAGTAATTTTGCCGAATACCACGTTATCAGGAGCAATTCATGTTGCTGAAAATATTCGGTTGTCTGTACAAAGACTCATGATTCCCCATAAAAACTCGGCAAATGGTCCCTATGTCTCTCTCAGTTTGGGGGTGGCCAGTGTCATTCCTGATATCCAGGCAATGGAATCAGAAACTCCCTTGCTGTTGGCCGCAGACCAAGCGCTATACAAAGCCAAGGCTGAAGGCAGAAATCGTGTGTGTGTCGATCAAACCTTGTCAACGATAGAAAGCGAACAACTCATCGTCGATTCTGTGTAA